One window of Ailuropoda melanoleuca isolate Jingjing chromosome 3, ASM200744v2, whole genome shotgun sequence genomic DNA carries:
- the SLC4A9 gene encoding LOW QUALITY PROTEIN: anion exchange protein 4 (The sequence of the model RefSeq protein was modified relative to this genomic sequence to represent the inferred CDS: substituted 1 base at 1 genomic stop codon) codes for MQIKNFGQGRKNGSREMIARDWKAIEIIQMNLPGQEEFEVSSACENVPTGELDSGPGSGPNPDGPSDTDRGELGVPKDPLLFIQLNELLGWPHALEWRETGSSPVSPLLDLGERAPITXFSPLHCRWVLFEEKLEVGAGRWSVPHVPTLALSSLQKLRSLLAEGLVLLDCPAQSFLELVEQVTRVESLSPELRGQLQALLLQRPQHLIQPTGTRPCQGSAHPREASHNEEAPLKEQRQNPLRRKLPPGAEAGAVLAGELGFLVQPLGAFVRLRDPVVLGPLTEVPLPSRFFCLLLGPSTLGKGYHEMGRAMAVLLSDPQFQWSVRRASNLHDLLAALDAFLEEVTVLPPGRWDPTARIAPPKCLPSQHKRLFSQLREVKGPSARHGALTGDRYGHWPHAPSPELQRTGRLFGGLVQDVRRKASWYLSDFLDALHPQCFSAVLYIYLATVTNAITFGGLLGEATNGAQGVLESFLGTAVAGAAFCLMAGQPLTILSSTGPVLVFERLLFSFSRDYSLDYLPFRLWVGVWVATFCLALVATEASVLVRYFTRFTEEGFCALISLIFIYDAVGKMLSLTSAYPIQSPGYPAYGCFCQYPDLGGNESQWMRTEPKDRDDISSMDLGLVNASLLPPLECVQRGGHPRGPSCHTVPDIAFFSLLLFFTSFLLATALKHVKTSRFFPSVVRKVLGDFSSVLAMLLGCGLDSFLGLATPKLTVPSEFKPTLPGRGWLVSPFGANPWWLSVAAALPALLLSILIFMDQQITAVILNRAEYKLRKGAGFHLDLFCVALLMLLTSALGLPWYVSATVISLAHMDSLRRESRACALGEPRSFLGIREQRLTGLVVFILTGTSIFLAPVLKFIPMPVLYGIFLYMGVAAISSIQFTKRVQLLLMPAKHQPDLLLLRHVPLSRVHLFTAIQLACLGLLWIIKSTPAAIIFPLMLLGLVGVRKALERVFSPQELLWLDELMPEKERSIPEKGLEPEYSLSGDSEDSELMYQPRAPEINISVN; via the exons ATGCAGATTAAGAACTTTGggcaaggaaggaagaatggaagcagggagatgaTTGCAAGAGATTGGAAAGCTATTGAAATAATTCAG ATGAACCTACCAGGCCAGGAGGAGTTTGAGGTCTCCAGTGCTTGTGAAAATGTGCCCACAGGAGAGCTGGACAGTGGTCCTGGCTCTGGCCCCAACCCTGATGGCCCCTCAGACACAGACAGAGGGGAACTGGGGGTACCCAAGGACCCTCTGCTCTTCATTCAGCTAAATGAGCTTCTGGGCTGGCCCCACGCCTTGGagtggagagagacaggcag ctctcctgtgTCCCCACTCCTGGACCTAGGAGAGAGGGCCCCAATAACATAGTTTTCTCCTCTCCACTGCAGGTGGGTGCTGTTTGAGGAGAAGCTGGAGGTGGGTGCGGGCCGGTGGAGTGTTCCTCATGTACCCACCCTGGCACTGTCCAGCCTTCAGAAGCTCCGCAGCCTACTGGCCGAGGGCCTTGTGCTGCTGGACTGTCCAGCTCAGAGCTTCCTGGAGCTCGTGG AACAGGTGACCAGAGTGGAGTCACTGAGCCCAGAGCTGAGAGGGCAGCTGCAGGCCTTGCTGCTGCAGAGACCCCAGCACCTCATCCAGCCCACAGGCACCAGGCCCTGCCAGG GGTCTGCCCATCCAAGAGAGGCTTCTCACAATGAGGAAGCCCCCCTGAAGGAACAG CGTCAGAACCCCCTGAGACGGAAGCTGCCTCCGGGGGCCGAGGCAGGGGCTGTGCTGGCAGGAGAGTTGGGCTTCTTGGTGCAGCCCCTGGGGGCCTTTGTGCGACTGCGGGATCCAGTGGTGCTGGGACCCCTCACTGAGGTTCCCCTTCCTAGCAG atttttctgcctcctccttggTCCCTCCACATTGGGAAAGGGCTACCATGAGATGGGCCGGGCAATGGCCGTCCTCCTCAGTGACCCG CAATTCCAGTGGTCAGTTCGTCGGGCCAGCAACCTTCACGACCTCCTGGCCGCCTTGGATGCCTTCCTAGAGGAGGTGACGGTGCTCCCTCCAGGTCGCTGGGACCCGACAGCCCGGATTGCCCCACCTAAATGTCTGCCCTCCCAGCACAAAAG GCTCTTCTCACAACTGAGGGAGGTCAAGGGCCCCTCTGCCCGGCATGGGGCCCTGACTGGGGACAGGTATGGTCACTGGCCACACGCACCCAGCCCAGAGTTACAGCGGACAGGCAG GCTGTTTGGGGGCCTCGTCCAGGATGTGCGCCGGAAGGCCTCGTGGTACCTCAGCGACTTCTTGGACGCGCTGCATCCCCAGTGCTTCTCAGCTGTACTCTACATTTACTTGGCCACTGTCACTAATGCCATCACTTTTGGGGGTCTGCTGGGGGAAGCCACCAATGGTGCTCAG GGGGTGCTGGAAAGTTTCCTGGGCACTGCAGTGGCTGGAGCTGCCTTCTGCCTAATGGCTGGCCAGCCCCTCACCATCCTCAGCAGCACGGGGCCAGTGCTGGTCTTCGAGCGCCTACTCTTCTCCTTCAGTAG aGATTACAGCCTGGACTACCTACCCTTCCGCCTGTGGGTGGGCGTCTGGGTGGCCACATTTTGCCTGGCGCTGGTGGCCACAGAGGCCAGTGTGCTGGTACGGTACTTTACCCGCTTCACCGAAGAAGGCTTCTGCGCCCTCATCAGCCTCATCTTCATCTATGATGCTGTGGGCAAAATGCTGAGCTTGACCAGTGCCTATCCCATCCAGAGCCCTGGCTATCctgcctatggctgcttttgccaGTACCCAGAcctgggag GAAATGAGTCTCAGTGGATGAGGACAGAACCAAAAGACAGAGATGACATCTCAAGTATG GACCTAGGCCTGGTCAATGCCTCCTTGCTGCCCCCACTTGAGTGTGTCCAGCGGGGAGGCCACCCTCGTGGCCCCAGCTGTCATACTGTCCCAGACAtcgccttcttctccctcctcctcttctttacttccttcctcTTAGCCACGGCCCTCAAGCATGTAAAGACAAGCCGCTTCTTCCCCTCTGTG GTACGCAAAGTGCTCGGTGACTTCTCCTCAGTCCTGGCCATGCTGCTGGGCTGTGGCCTTGATTCCTTCCTGGGTCTGGCCACGCCAAAGCTCACGGTGCCCAGTGAGTTCAAG CCCACACTTCCTGGACGTGGCTGGCTGGTGTCACCTTTTGGAGCCAACCCCTGGTGGCTGAGTGTGGCAGCAGCCTTACCTGCCCTGCTGCTATCTATCCTCATCTTCATGGACCAGCAGATCACAGCGGTCATCCTCAACCGTGCTGAATATAAACTGCGG AAGGGAGCTGGATTCCACCTGGACCTCTTCTGTGTGGCTCTGCTCATGCTGCTCACATCAGCGCTGGGGCTACCCTGGTATGTCTCAGCCACAGTCATCTCCCTGGCCCACATGGACAGTCTTCggagagaaagcagagcctgTGCCCTGGGGGAGCCCCGCAGCTTCCTGGGGATCAG GGAGCAGAGGCTGACAGGCCTGGTGGTGTTCATCCTCACAGGAACTTCCATCTTCCTGGCACCTGTACTCAAG TTCATCCCAATGCCTGTGCTCTATGGCATATTCCTGTACATGGGGGTGGCAGCAATCAGCAGCATTCAG TTCACAAAGAGGGTACAGCTATTATTGATGCCAGCAAAACATCAGCCAGACCTCCTGCTCTTGCGGCATGTACCTCTGAGCAGGGTCCACCTCTTCACAGCCATCCAGCTTGCCTGCCTGGGTCTGCTTTGGATAATCAAGTCTACCCCTGCAGCCATCATCTTCCCTCTCATG TTGCTGGGCCTGGTGGGGGTCCGAAAGGCACTGGAGAGGGTCTTCTCACCACAAGAACTCCTTTGGCTGGATGAGCTGAtgccagagaaggaaaggagcatCCCTGAGAAGGGGCTGGAGCCAGAATATTCACTCAGTGGTGACAGTGAAGAC TCAGAGCTTATGTATCAGCCAAGGGCTCCAGAAATCAATATCTCTGTGAATTAG